In Treponema primitia ZAS-2, a genomic segment contains:
- a CDS encoding DEAD/DEAH box helicase, with the protein MTTDDTHPFSSFGLSDDILAALTRKGFTAPSSIQSIALPRLLANQGHLIVKARTGTGKTAAFGIPLVERLRQSGHAPKALILTPTRELALQVSREIASLASSPIPRITAVYGGASIRSQILDLKRGTEIVVGTPGRVMDLMERKVLDLSAIEWFILDEADEMLDMGFIEDVERILKSVKSDRRVALFSATMPDPILKIVKNHIGAVDILEDTAPDDEKPLVDQYYLVLKKEDRLEALRRLIDSAESFYGLIFCATKVGADELSRRLMEGGYSAEAIHGDLSQEARERTLRRFRTRYSANGGDVSILVATDVAARGLDIERLTHVINWDLPNDGETYVHRIGRTGRAGRRGIAITLALPSDRGRISHISRSMERTLGSKINWMKAPAVSSVTKSLENRILRGIMEALPETVADTIFEAETAEAVVSEGESGPEQAPEAQAVALPAALQAALPQTRLGRKLIKRLGAESAVEALIAMAYGEKLDPSRYGAITELSEDPKRELDFKQHPVKGKRGVPARPAGGNFSGEAFSSAGGGARVYVGLGRRNGAGARDVAELLGRAGGVPGRLVDDIEVKDYCAFATLPEDAARRACTFSRNTPGDPIIKPASGTGTTSMGKRGPPRSRR; encoded by the coding sequence TTGACCCGCAAGGGTTTTACCGCCCCAAGCTCCATCCAGAGCATCGCCCTTCCCCGGCTTTTGGCGAATCAGGGGCACCTGATCGTCAAGGCCCGGACCGGAACCGGCAAGACCGCGGCTTTCGGCATTCCCCTGGTGGAACGGCTGCGGCAGAGCGGCCATGCACCCAAGGCACTGATCCTGACCCCTACCAGGGAATTGGCTCTCCAGGTTTCCCGGGAAATTGCCTCCCTGGCCTCTTCCCCCATACCCCGGATCACCGCAGTATACGGTGGGGCCTCCATCAGAAGCCAGATTCTGGACCTGAAACGGGGGACCGAGATCGTGGTGGGCACCCCAGGGCGGGTCATGGATCTGATGGAACGGAAGGTACTGGACTTATCGGCCATAGAATGGTTCATCCTGGATGAAGCGGATGAGATGCTGGATATGGGCTTTATCGAAGATGTGGAACGGATACTAAAGTCCGTAAAAAGTGACCGCCGGGTGGCTCTCTTTTCTGCCACCATGCCGGACCCGATCTTAAAAATTGTCAAAAACCATATAGGGGCGGTGGATATCCTGGAAGATACTGCCCCGGATGATGAAAAGCCCCTGGTGGATCAATACTACCTGGTGCTCAAAAAGGAAGACCGCCTGGAAGCCCTCAGGCGGCTTATCGATAGTGCAGAAAGTTTCTACGGGCTTATCTTTTGCGCCACCAAGGTGGGGGCTGATGAGCTATCCCGGCGACTCATGGAAGGGGGCTATTCCGCAGAGGCCATCCACGGTGACCTTTCCCAGGAAGCCCGGGAACGGACCCTCAGGCGTTTCCGCACCCGGTACAGTGCCAATGGCGGGGATGTTTCCATCCTGGTGGCCACAGATGTTGCAGCCCGGGGTCTGGATATAGAACGGCTTACCCATGTGATCAACTGGGACCTTCCCAATGACGGGGAAACCTACGTCCACCGCATAGGCCGCACCGGCCGGGCGGGCAGGCGGGGCATTGCCATCACTTTGGCCCTACCCTCGGATCGGGGCCGCATCAGCCACATTTCCCGAAGCATGGAGCGGACCCTGGGGAGCAAGATCAACTGGATGAAAGCCCCGGCGGTTTCCTCGGTGACCAAATCCCTGGAAAACCGCATACTCCGGGGTATCATGGAGGCCCTACCGGAAACGGTGGCGGACACCATTTTTGAAGCCGAAACAGCAGAAGCCGTTGTTTCTGAGGGGGAAAGCGGGCCGGAACAGGCGCCGGAAGCCCAGGCAGTGGCCCTGCCGGCGGCCTTACAGGCAGCCCTGCCCCAGACCAGGCTGGGAAGGAAACTGATAAAACGGCTGGGCGCCGAGAGCGCCGTAGAGGCCCTTATCGCCATGGCCTATGGGGAAAAACTTGACCCCTCACGGTATGGGGCAATTACCGAACTTAGCGAGGACCCCAAACGGGAGCTTGATTTCAAGCAACACCCGGTCAAGGGCAAACGCGGTGTTCCTGCAAGGCCCGCCGGGGGAAATTTCTCCGGAGAAGCCTTCTCCTCCGCCGGGGGCGGCGCGCGGGTATACGTGGGGCTGGGCAGGCGTAATGGCGCCGGGGCCCGGGATGTGGCGGAACTGCTCGGGCGGGCCGGGGGTGTACCGGGCCGACTGGTGGACGACATTGAAGTGAAGGATTACTGCGCCTTTGCTACCCTACCCGAGGATGCTGCCCGAAGGGCCTGCACCTTTTCCCGGAATACCCCGGGAGACCCGATTATAAAACCGGCCTCGGGAACTGGAACTACAAGCATGGGAAAGCGGGGACCGCCCCGGAGCCGGCGATAG